The Chryseobacterium aureum genome contains a region encoding:
- a CDS encoding quinol oxidase subunit 4: MKNLIKITGALVVAFMLSSCVVHDNGNRAKRLPPGQAKKIYGGSAKDYAPGQVKKRNGY; this comes from the coding sequence ATGAAAAATCTAATAAAAATTACCGGCGCTTTGGTTGTAGCCTTCATGCTTTCATCATGCGTGGTTCATGATAACGGAAACAGGGCTAAAAGGCTTCCGCCGGGACAGGCCAAAAAAATATATGGAGGAAGTGCAAAGGATTATGCTCCGGGACAGGTGAAGAAAAGAAACGGATATTAA
- a CDS encoding tetratricopeptide repeat protein, which produces MKKLILGMAIVASAFAFGQKKDANALNAQLQEANKVAMDAYNAKNYAAAAPKFIEVYDLLKSSGQDNKIYMYYAGLSHALANNNDQSIKIFTDLVNSGFTGVETTYTAKEKKTGQVVNLDKSTWELMKKNSDYSDFKTEQTKSIEPDLYETLSSLLLNAKSPEALAVIEKGLAKFPNNAKLKEAQTTAYLQSGNTDKFVSGLKEQLAKNPTDPTNWYNLGVMQAKTPATVNDAIESFKKAVELKPDFSDAYQNLVYTTIGDDAKVVGQINALRKDKPDEASKLIDERRERFTKALPYAEGWYKANPKSIDAVSALKEIYMVTKNMDKVKEMKAKEAELTAAGAK; this is translated from the coding sequence ATGAAGAAACTAATTTTAGGAATGGCTATCGTAGCATCTGCTTTTGCTTTTGGGCAGAAAAAAGATGCCAACGCTTTGAATGCTCAGCTTCAGGAAGCTAATAAAGTGGCTATGGATGCCTATAATGCAAAAAATTATGCAGCAGCAGCCCCTAAGTTTATTGAAGTTTATGACTTATTAAAGTCCAGCGGTCAGGACAATAAAATATATATGTATTATGCCGGACTTAGCCACGCTTTAGCGAATAACAATGACCAGTCTATCAAAATATTTACAGATCTTGTTAATTCCGGATTTACAGGAGTAGAAACTACCTACACTGCTAAAGAAAAGAAAACAGGACAGGTGGTAAATCTTGATAAATCTACCTGGGAGCTTATGAAAAAGAATTCAGACTATTCTGACTTCAAAACTGAGCAGACAAAAAGTATAGAACCGGATTTGTATGAAACACTGTCTTCATTACTTCTAAACGCAAAAAGCCCTGAAGCTCTTGCCGTTATTGAAAAAGGACTTGCGAAATTCCCGAATAACGCCAAGCTTAAAGAAGCTCAGACTACAGCATACCTTCAGTCTGGAAACACAGATAAATTCGTTTCAGGATTAAAAGAGCAGTTAGCTAAAAATCCAACTGACCCTACAAACTGGTATAACCTTGGAGTAATGCAGGCTAAAACCCCTGCTACTGTTAATGATGCTATAGAATCATTCAAAAAAGCAGTTGAGCTTAAGCCGGACTTCTCTGATGCCTACCAGAACTTAGTTTATACTACTATTGGAGATGATGCTAAAGTAGTAGGGCAGATTAATGCTTTGAGAAAAGACAAACCGGATGAAGCTTCTAAATTGATCGACGAAAGAAGAGAAAGATTTACGAAAGCATTGCCATATGCTGAAGGATGGTATAAAGCCAATCCAAAAAGCATTGATGCGGTTTCTGCATTAAAAGAAATTTACATGGTAACTAAAAACATGGATAAAGTTAAAGAAATGAAAGCGAAAGAAGCTGAACTTACAGCTGCAGGAGCAAAATAA
- the uvrA gene encoding excinuclease ABC subunit UvrA, whose product MSKSTEYIEVYGAREHNLKNINVKIPRNELVVITGLSGSGKSSLAFDTIFAEGQRRYIETFSAYARQFLGGLERPDVDKIEGLSPVIAIEQKTTNKNPRSTVGTVTELYDFLRLLYARVSDAYSLSTGQKLVSYTEDQILETIKENYKKEKIMLLAPVVRSRKGHYHELFVQMAKKGYGQARIDGELQDIEYDLKLDRYKTHDIDIVIDRWIIGENASESRMEKSLRTAMEMGEGIIGIQKLGSTDIEYFSKNLMDAETGHSLALPEPNTFSFNSPKGSCPNCKGLGTIKKINTDYFIDNPKLSINQGGLLPLEDIKSNKWILSQIKNILEIFGLGLATPLQDIPEEALDYIYNGCHKEFNKDLKYAGITKKIKIGFDGLIAFMEEIIEERESYEAILLERHFTTEETCPECHGTRLQPSSLSFKIDGKNIAEVNGLSLADLKDWLADVKDKFSEKNKIIAHEILKEIETRLQFLLDVGLDYLSLSRSSKTLSGGESQRIRLATQIGSQLVNVLYILDEPSIGLHQRDNERLIHSLKNLRDIGNSVLVVEHDKDMILEADEVLDIGPRAGKFGGEILWQGKPKDLLKADTITAQYINGKRKIEIPAERRAGSGKNIVLKGATGNNLKNVTLDIPLGKLVVVTGISGSGKSSLINGTLYPILNKHFYRAVQEPLPYKKIEGLDNIDKIVDVDQTPIGRTPRSNPATYTGMFTDIRNLFAELPESKIRGYKPGRFSFNVKGGRCETCQGGGLKVIEMNFLPDVYVHCETCNGKRFNRETLEVRYKGKSISDVLDMTIDEAVDFFQPIPKIFAKVKTLQDVGLGYITLGQQSTTLSGGEAQRIKLATELAKRQTGNTLYILDEPTTGLHFEDVKILMDAINQLVELGNSFIIIEHNMDVIKLADHIIDVGPEGGKHGGQIVAQGTPEEIVKSKKSLTGKFLKRELQ is encoded by the coding sequence ATGAGCAAATCAACAGAATATATAGAAGTTTACGGAGCACGTGAGCACAACCTAAAAAATATCAATGTAAAAATTCCACGTAATGAATTGGTCGTGATAACGGGTCTTTCAGGAAGTGGAAAATCTTCACTGGCTTTTGACACTATTTTTGCAGAAGGCCAGCGTCGTTATATCGAAACATTCTCTGCATATGCACGCCAGTTTCTGGGCGGGCTGGAACGCCCTGATGTGGATAAAATTGAAGGACTTTCTCCGGTAATTGCCATTGAACAGAAAACCACCAATAAAAATCCACGTTCTACCGTTGGAACAGTTACTGAGCTGTACGACTTTCTGCGTCTTTTATATGCAAGAGTTTCGGATGCTTACTCTTTGTCTACGGGACAGAAATTGGTAAGCTATACCGAAGATCAGATCCTTGAAACCATCAAAGAAAATTATAAAAAAGAAAAAATCATGCTTTTGGCGCCGGTGGTTCGTTCCAGAAAAGGACATTACCATGAGCTCTTTGTTCAGATGGCTAAAAAAGGCTATGGACAGGCAAGAATTGATGGGGAACTTCAGGACATTGAATATGATTTAAAACTTGACCGTTATAAAACCCACGATATCGACATTGTGATCGACCGCTGGATCATCGGGGAGAATGCTTCTGAAAGCAGAATGGAAAAATCATTGCGTACAGCGATGGAAATGGGAGAAGGCATTATCGGAATTCAGAAACTGGGAAGTACAGATATCGAATACTTTTCCAAAAACCTGATGGATGCAGAAACAGGACATTCTCTGGCCCTGCCGGAACCCAATACGTTCTCGTTCAACTCTCCAAAAGGGAGCTGCCCGAATTGCAAAGGACTGGGAACCATTAAAAAGATCAATACAGATTATTTCATTGACAATCCTAAGCTGTCCATCAACCAGGGAGGATTATTGCCATTGGAAGATATCAAATCTAACAAATGGATTCTTTCCCAGATCAAAAATATTCTAGAAATCTTCGGGCTGGGATTGGCAACACCGCTTCAGGATATTCCGGAAGAAGCGCTGGATTATATCTACAACGGATGTCACAAAGAATTCAACAAAGATCTGAAATACGCAGGAATTACCAAGAAAATAAAAATTGGTTTTGACGGGTTGATCGCTTTCATGGAAGAGATCATTGAGGAAAGGGAATCTTATGAAGCAATCTTATTGGAAAGACATTTCACCACAGAAGAAACCTGCCCGGAATGTCATGGTACCCGTCTTCAGCCTTCGAGCTTAAGTTTTAAAATTGATGGAAAAAATATTGCTGAAGTTAATGGTTTAAGCTTAGCGGATTTAAAAGACTGGCTGGCTGATGTTAAAGATAAATTTTCAGAAAAAAATAAAATTATTGCTCACGAGATTTTAAAAGAAATTGAAACCAGACTTCAGTTCTTGCTGGATGTAGGTTTGGATTATTTGAGCCTGAGCAGAAGTTCAAAAACCCTTTCAGGAGGGGAGTCACAAAGAATTCGTCTTGCCACGCAGATCGGATCTCAGCTGGTGAATGTATTGTATATCCTTGATGAGCCAAGTATAGGACTTCACCAGAGAGACAACGAAAGACTGATCCATTCCCTGAAAAATCTTAGAGACATCGGAAACTCTGTATTGGTGGTAGAACATGATAAAGACATGATTCTGGAAGCCGATGAGGTGCTGGATATTGGTCCGAGAGCCGGAAAATTCGGTGGAGAAATTCTTTGGCAGGGAAAACCGAAAGATTTATTGAAAGCTGATACCATCACCGCCCAATACATTAATGGAAAAAGAAAAATAGAAATTCCTGCTGAAAGAAGAGCGGGAAGCGGTAAAAATATTGTTCTAAAAGGAGCTACCGGAAACAACCTTAAAAATGTAACCCTGGATATTCCTCTTGGAAAACTGGTGGTAGTAACCGGAATTTCAGGAAGTGGAAAATCTTCTCTGATTAACGGAACATTATATCCAATCCTTAACAAGCATTTCTACAGAGCGGTTCAGGAACCGTTACCATACAAAAAGATTGAAGGGCTGGATAATATTGATAAAATTGTAGACGTAGATCAGACGCCAATCGGAAGAACGCCACGTTCCAATCCTGCCACTTATACCGGAATGTTTACCGATATCAGAAACCTTTTTGCTGAATTGCCGGAAAGTAAAATCCGTGGATATAAGCCGGGAAGATTCTCTTTCAATGTAAAAGGCGGAAGATGCGAAACCTGTCAGGGCGGAGGACTGAAAGTAATTGAAATGAATTTCCTTCCTGATGTATATGTACACTGTGAAACCTGCAACGGAAAACGTTTCAACAGAGAAACACTGGAAGTCCGTTACAAAGGAAAATCAATTTCTGATGTTCTGGATATGACCATTGATGAAGCAGTAGATTTCTTCCAGCCGATTCCTAAGATTTTTGCCAAAGTAAAAACTTTACAGGATGTAGGATTAGGATATATTACCCTTGGACAGCAGTCGACAACCCTTTCAGGAGGTGAAGCGCAGCGTATCAAGCTAGCCACCGAATTAGCAAAAAGACAAACAGGAAATACCCTTTATATCCTTGATGAACCCACTACAGGACTTCATTTTGAAGACGTGAAAATCCTGATGGATGCCATTAATCAATTGGTAGAACTCGGAAATTCATTCATCATCATTGAACATAATATGGATGTCATCAAATTGGCAGATCATATTATTGACGTAGGACCGGAAGGTGGAAAACATGGCGGGCAGATCGTAGCACAGGGAACTCCTGAAGAAATTGTAAAGTCTAAGAAGAGCTTGACAGGGAAGTTCCTGAAGAGAGAGCTGCAGTAA
- a CDS encoding DUF421 domain-containing protein — MDPILNVAVRSLCVYLFMVIAIRLFGKNQLSQLNAGDVVLLLLISNAVQNAMVGPDTSLQGGIIAALVLFVANFILKRLMFSSRSFQTFLEDEPVILIRDGVADQAALNRVKITESELEEAIREHGIENIDNVKLSVLEVDGNISVVSQDEKSKQTHYSRIKRKMKRKYH; from the coding sequence GTGGATCCTATTCTTAATGTTGCCGTCCGTTCCCTGTGTGTTTACCTTTTTATGGTAATTGCTATCCGTTTATTTGGGAAAAATCAGCTTTCTCAGCTCAATGCAGGGGATGTTGTATTGTTGTTATTAATTTCAAATGCTGTTCAGAATGCCATGGTAGGACCAGATACTTCTCTTCAGGGCGGAATTATTGCGGCATTGGTTTTGTTTGTTGCTAATTTCATCCTAAAAAGATTGATGTTTTCCAGCCGTTCCTTTCAGACTTTTTTGGAAGATGAGCCGGTTATTCTGATCAGGGATGGGGTTGCAGACCAGGCAGCCCTGAACCGGGTAAAAATCACCGAAAGTGAACTGGAAGAGGCTATAAGAGAACATGGGATTGAAAACATAGATAATGTAAAACTTTCTGTTTTGGAAGTGGATGGAAACATCAGTGTTGTTTCTCAGGATGAAAAGAGCAAACAGACCCACTATTCAAGAATTAAAAGAAAGATGAAAAGAAAATACCATTAA
- the gyrA gene encoding DNA gyrase subunit A, translating to MQKEGERLIPINIVDEMKSSYIDYSMSVIVSRALPDVRDGLKPVHRRVLYGMYGLGVFSNRKYLKSARIVGDVLGKYHPHGDSSVYDAMVRMAQDWSLRYPQVDGQGNFGSMDGDPPAAMRYTEARLKKISDEVLSDLDKETVDFQNNFDDSLQEPTVMPTKVPNLLVNGTSGIAVGMATNMAPHNLSESVDAICAYIDNKEITIDELMQHIIAPDFPTGGIIYGYDGVRDAFHTGRGRVVLRAKVNFEEIGNRNAIIVTEIPYQVNKAEMIARTAELVKDEKIPGIHEIRDESDRKGLRVVYELKNDAIPNVVLNLLYKYTALQTSFSVNNIALVHGRPEQLNLKDIIHHFVEHRHEVIVRRTQFELKKAKERAHILEGFMKVIGTQDALDRAISIIRHSANPQAAKEGLIEAFELSDIQAQAILDLRLARLTGMELDKIRDEYDAIMKEIANLEDILANEPRRFQIIKDELIEIKEKYGDERRTEIDYSGGEMSIEDIIPNESVVLTISHAGYIKRTSLSEYKIQSRGGVGNKAATTRDSDFLEYIVSATNHQYMLFFTEKGRCYWLRVFEIPEGSKTAKGRAVQNLINIEPDDKIKAYIRTNNLKDSEYVNQMSVVMVTKNGTIKKTSLEAYSRPRVNGVNAIEIRDNDQLLGAYLTNGTSQIMIATKNGKCIRFPEEKVREVGRGSIGVRGIAMEDDDEAIGMIVVNDVENETVLVVSEKGYGKRTAVEDYRITNRGGKGVITLNITEKTGNLIAIQNVTDEDGLMIINKSGVAIRMGMDEMRVMGRNTQGVKLINLKKNDEIAAIAKVEMDKDVEEDSEELLEETEEGVVGTLFDNQENEAPQAENENEAEENGSSDSEE from the coding sequence ATGCAAAAAGAAGGAGAAAGACTGATTCCTATCAACATTGTTGATGAAATGAAGTCGTCTTATATCGATTATTCGATGTCCGTTATCGTTTCAAGAGCGCTACCGGATGTAAGAGACGGCTTGAAGCCCGTTCATAGAAGAGTACTGTATGGTATGTATGGATTAGGGGTGTTTTCTAATAGAAAATATTTAAAATCTGCGAGAATTGTTGGAGACGTTTTGGGTAAGTATCACCCGCACGGAGATTCCTCTGTATATGACGCCATGGTAAGAATGGCTCAGGACTGGAGTTTACGTTATCCTCAGGTAGACGGACAGGGTAACTTCGGTTCAATGGATGGTGACCCCCCTGCAGCAATGCGTTATACCGAGGCAAGATTGAAAAAAATCTCTGATGAGGTTCTTTCAGACCTGGACAAAGAAACTGTAGATTTCCAGAATAACTTTGACGACAGCTTACAGGAGCCGACAGTAATGCCTACTAAAGTTCCTAACCTTTTGGTGAACGGTACTTCAGGTATTGCAGTAGGGATGGCTACCAACATGGCGCCGCACAACCTATCCGAATCTGTAGATGCTATCTGTGCCTATATTGATAATAAAGAAATTACAATTGATGAGCTGATGCAGCACATCATTGCTCCGGATTTCCCTACAGGGGGTATCATCTACGGATATGATGGGGTAAGAGATGCATTCCACACAGGAAGAGGTAGAGTCGTTTTAAGAGCTAAGGTGAACTTTGAAGAAATCGGAAACAGAAACGCAATTATCGTTACTGAAATCCCTTATCAGGTGAACAAAGCTGAAATGATCGCCAGAACAGCAGAACTTGTTAAAGACGAAAAAATCCCTGGTATCCATGAGATCAGAGACGAATCGGATAGAAAAGGACTTCGTGTGGTCTACGAACTGAAAAATGATGCCATCCCGAATGTTGTTCTTAACCTATTATATAAATATACGGCACTTCAGACTTCTTTCAGTGTAAATAATATTGCACTGGTACACGGAAGACCAGAGCAGCTGAACCTTAAAGATATCATTCACCACTTTGTAGAGCACAGACATGAAGTAATCGTAAGAAGAACTCAGTTTGAGCTTAAAAAAGCAAAAGAAAGAGCGCATATCCTTGAAGGATTCATGAAAGTGATCGGAACTCAGGATGCTCTGGACAGAGCCATTTCTATTATCCGTCACAGTGCCAACCCTCAGGCTGCAAAAGAAGGCTTAATTGAGGCATTTGAACTTTCAGACATTCAGGCACAGGCGATTCTTGATCTTAGATTAGCTCGTCTTACAGGAATGGAGCTTGATAAGATCCGTGATGAGTATGATGCCATCATGAAAGAAATTGCGAATTTGGAAGATATCTTAGCCAATGAGCCAAGAAGATTCCAGATCATTAAGGACGAACTGATCGAAATCAAAGAAAAATACGGAGACGAAAGAAGAACAGAAATTGATTACTCCGGAGGAGAAATGTCTATCGAAGATATCATCCCGAATGAATCGGTAGTTCTTACAATTTCTCATGCAGGATATATCAAGAGAACATCTCTTTCAGAATATAAAATTCAAAGCAGAGGAGGGGTAGGAAACAAAGCCGCTACCACGAGAGATTCCGATTTCCTTGAATATATCGTTTCTGCAACCAACCACCAGTATATGCTCTTCTTTACAGAAAAAGGAAGATGTTACTGGCTGAGAGTATTTGAAATTCCTGAAGGCTCCAAAACAGCAAAAGGAAGAGCCGTACAAAACCTGATCAACATTGAACCGGATGATAAGATCAAGGCTTATATCAGAACCAACAACCTTAAAGATTCCGAATATGTGAATCAAATGAGCGTTGTGATGGTTACCAAAAACGGTACCATCAAGAAAACATCATTAGAAGCCTATTCAAGACCAAGAGTAAACGGGGTAAATGCTATCGAAATCAGAGATAATGACCAATTGCTAGGAGCTTATCTTACAAACGGAACATCTCAGATCATGATTGCAACCAAAAACGGTAAATGTATCCGTTTCCCTGAAGAAAAAGTAAGAGAAGTAGGAAGAGGGTCTATCGGGGTAAGAGGTATTGCCATGGAAGATGATGATGAGGCTATTGGTATGATTGTTGTGAATGACGTAGAGAATGAAACAGTACTTGTAGTATCAGAAAAAGGATACGGAAAGAGAACTGCAGTAGAAGACTACAGAATTACCAACAGAGGTGGAAAAGGGGTTATCACCCTGAACATTACCGAAAAAACAGGAAATCTTATCGCCATTCAGAACGTAACAGACGAAGACGGATTAATGATTATCAACAAATCCGGTGTTGCCATCAGAATGGGAATGGATGAAATGAGAGTGATGGGTAGAAATACGCAGGGAGTGAAGCTGATCAACCTTAAGAAAAATGACGAAATTGCAGCCATCGCAAAAGTAGAAATGGATAAAGATGTAGAAGAAGATTCTGAAGAACTTCTTGAAGAAACAGAAGAAGGAGTAGTAGGAACGCTATTTGATAACCAGGAAAATGAAGCACCTCAGGCTGAAAATGAAAACGAAGCAGAGGAAAACGGGAGTTCTGATTCTGAAGAATAA
- the menA gene encoding 1,4-dihydroxy-2-naphthoate octaprenyltransferase, with the protein MTDWIKAARLRTLPLSLSGIIMGAFIAKWRLYGEGGTWDWKVLALALLVTLLYQILSNYANDYGDGVKGTDAKRINEAEARAVASGKITAKQMRNAVILFATLSFIATIALLYVAFIPNYMNEFYIFIGLGVACILAAIGYTVGKKPYGYMGLGDIFVFIFFGLVSVCGSYFLFTKTFSWDILLPGTAVGMMSMAVLNLNNMRDIESDKLSGKNSFALRIGFKNAMIYEMVLLQLPLLLILMFLGINGFMQGQNYYVFIVMILLFPLSKLRRKILSVKEPKELDQYLKQVGIMTFVMAILTAVGLNLFK; encoded by the coding sequence ATGACAGATTGGATAAAAGCCGCAAGGCTAAGAACTTTACCGCTTTCCCTGAGCGGAATTATCATGGGGGCCTTCATTGCAAAATGGAGACTTTACGGAGAAGGAGGAACCTGGGACTGGAAGGTCCTTGCACTCGCTCTTTTGGTAACGCTTTTATATCAGATTTTATCAAATTATGCCAATGATTACGGGGATGGAGTAAAAGGAACCGATGCCAAAAGAATCAATGAAGCTGAAGCAAGAGCGGTAGCATCAGGAAAAATTACTGCAAAACAGATGAGAAATGCAGTCATTCTTTTCGCAACATTATCTTTCATTGCTACCATTGCTTTGCTGTATGTAGCTTTCATTCCCAACTATATGAATGAATTCTATATCTTCATAGGATTGGGAGTGGCATGTATTCTTGCAGCCATTGGATATACGGTAGGTAAAAAACCTTACGGATACATGGGGTTGGGAGACATCTTCGTGTTTATCTTTTTTGGACTGGTTTCTGTATGTGGAAGTTATTTCCTCTTTACAAAAACCTTCAGCTGGGATATATTATTACCAGGGACAGCTGTGGGAATGATGAGCATGGCAGTTCTTAACCTGAATAACATGAGAGACATCGAAAGTGATAAATTATCCGGAAAAAACAGCTTTGCATTGAGAATCGGATTCAAAAATGCCATGATCTATGAAATGGTGCTGTTACAGCTTCCGTTATTGCTGATCCTTATGTTTTTAGGCATAAATGGCTTCATGCAGGGACAAAACTACTACGTTTTCATCGTCATGATTCTGTTATTCCCATTGTCAAAACTGAGGAGAAAGATTCTTTCTGTAAAAGAACCGAAAGAATTAGACCAATATCTAAAGCAGGTAGGAATCATGACATTTGTAATGGCTATTCTTACAGCAGTCGGACTTAATTTATTTAAATAA
- a CDS encoding bacteriocin-like protein, producing the protein MKNLKKLTKSDLKSVYGGEPKKYCTFCEWANKVICSDIPIVQCP; encoded by the coding sequence ATGAAAAATCTAAAGAAACTGACAAAATCAGATTTGAAATCTGTTTACGGAGGAGAACCTAAAAAATACTGTACCTTTTGCGAATGGGCAAATAAAGTAATTTGCAGTGATATTCCAATCGTCCAGTGCCCTTAA
- a CDS encoding GNAT family N-acetyltransferase gives MNYELREMLPSDEAKVLEIFRQGIDSGIATLETEVPTAEAWSMEYFNDCRWVLENENNEVIGWCALKPISKRESFKGVAEVSIYFDKEYQGKGLGSILLKKIILDSEDHGFWTLQTNLFSENEMAIKSHQKNGFRTVGIRKKIGKLNGEWKDLVLMEKRSETI, from the coding sequence ATGAATTACGAATTAAGAGAAATGCTTCCCAGTGACGAAGCCAAAGTGCTGGAGATCTTCCGGCAGGGAATAGACAGTGGCATTGCCACTTTGGAAACAGAGGTTCCCACTGCTGAAGCCTGGAGTATGGAATATTTTAACGACTGCCGGTGGGTGCTGGAAAATGAAAATAATGAAGTGATAGGATGGTGCGCCCTGAAACCCATCAGCAAAAGAGAAAGTTTTAAAGGGGTGGCAGAAGTAAGCATTTATTTTGATAAAGAATACCAAGGCAAGGGATTGGGTTCCATATTGCTTAAAAAGATCATTTTGGACAGCGAAGATCACGGATTCTGGACATTACAGACCAATCTCTTCTCCGAAAATGAAATGGCCATAAAATCTCACCAGAAAAACGGGTTCAGAACAGTGGGAATCCGTAAAAAAATCGGAAAGCTTAACGGAGAATGGAAAGACCTTGTCCTGATGGAAAAAAGAAGCGAAACTATTTAG
- a CDS encoding DUF4286 family protein, with protein MGILSITFHCTKDNLEEWENYIDKTLVLMTENLMDVTKYILSEVHSDYIEDGKNYNLLLIFDNEELREDFIQSELLNISERIEKKFGQEVMVFNTFLNPKKSRL; from the coding sequence ATGGGCATATTAAGTATAACTTTCCACTGTACAAAAGATAACCTGGAAGAATGGGAAAATTATATTGATAAAACACTGGTTTTAATGACGGAAAACCTGATGGATGTCACCAAATATATTCTTTCTGAGGTACACAGTGATTATATAGAAGATGGCAAAAATTACAACCTTTTGCTGATTTTTGACAATGAAGAATTGCGGGAAGATTTTATTCAAAGTGAGCTGCTGAATATTTCGGAAAGAATTGAGAAAAAGTTCGGGCAGGAAGTTATGGTTTTTAATACTTTCCTGAATCCAAAAAAATCAAGATTATAG
- a CDS encoding DUF3828 domain-containing protein has protein sequence MKKLFLFLGIIILFASCKKNGPKPSPSSEAAIKEKVNELYTQYGKSNEAVYNQPIPDSLFSQDLKKVLDEAISASKADIEKVKKSDHPDEKPLIFEGALFSSLYEGFTSYTIKSVKIQDKNAEALVAFEYNMASPKETWMDTVHLTNTKDGWRVDNITFDPTGNSKDLKARLAEFVQSTE, from the coding sequence ATGAAAAAATTATTTCTCTTTTTAGGAATTATCATACTCTTTGCATCCTGCAAAAAAAATGGACCTAAACCTTCTCCATCTTCAGAAGCAGCCATCAAGGAAAAAGTAAATGAACTTTACACCCAGTATGGTAAATCTAATGAAGCGGTTTACAACCAACCGATTCCTGACAGTTTGTTTTCCCAGGATTTAAAAAAAGTTTTAGATGAAGCAATTAGTGCTTCAAAAGCAGATATTGAAAAGGTGAAAAAAAGTGATCATCCAGATGAGAAGCCTTTAATCTTTGAAGGGGCTCTGTTTTCCAGTCTGTATGAAGGATTTACAAGTTATACCATAAAGTCCGTTAAGATACAGGATAAAAACGCTGAAGCATTGGTAGCTTTCGAATACAATATGGCTTCCCCCAAGGAAACATGGATGGATACAGTACATCTGACGAATACAAAGGATGGATGGAGAGTAGACAATATTACATTTGATCCAACAGGAAATTCTAAAGATCTTAAGGCAAGACTGGCAGAATTTGTTCAAAGTACAGAATAA
- a CDS encoding 1,4-dihydroxy-2-naphthoyl-CoA synthase has protein sequence MIEWKTAKEYEDITYKKSNGVARIAFNRPEVRNAFRPKTTSELYDAFYDAYEDPSIGVVLLSGEGPSPKDGGWAFCSGGDQKARGHQGYVGEDGRHRLNILEVQRLIRFMPKVVIAVVPGWAVGGGHSLHVVCDLTLASEEHAIFKQTDADVTSFDGGYGSAYLAKMVGQKKAREIFFLGRNYSAQEAFEMGMVNKVVPHAELEDTAYEWAQEILAKSPTSIRMLKFAMNLTDDGMVGQQVFAGEATRLAYMTEEAQEGRNAFLEKRKPNFGEDQWIS, from the coding sequence ATGATCGAGTGGAAAACCGCCAAGGAATACGAAGATATTACCTATAAAAAATCTAACGGAGTCGCAAGAATTGCTTTCAACAGACCAGAGGTTCGTAATGCTTTCAGACCTAAGACAACTTCAGAATTATACGATGCTTTTTATGACGCCTATGAAGACCCTTCCATAGGAGTGGTATTGCTTTCAGGAGAAGGACCAAGTCCAAAAGACGGAGGATGGGCATTCTGCAGCGGAGGCGATCAGAAAGCCAGAGGACACCAGGGATATGTAGGAGAAGACGGAAGACACCGTTTGAATATCCTTGAAGTTCAGCGTCTGATCCGCTTCATGCCGAAAGTAGTTATTGCAGTGGTTCCGGGATGGGCAGTTGGCGGAGGACACTCACTTCACGTAGTATGTGACCTTACTTTAGCCAGTGAAGAACATGCTATTTTCAAGCAGACAGATGCTGACGTAACAAGTTTTGACGGGGGCTATGGATCTGCTTACCTTGCTAAAATGGTAGGACAGAAAAAAGCCCGTGAAATTTTCTTTTTAGGAAGAAACTATTCCGCTCAGGAAGCTTTTGAAATGGGAATGGTAAACAAAGTAGTTCCACATGCAGAACTGGAAGATACCGCTTACGAATGGGCTCAGGAAATATTAGCCAAGTCTCCTACCTCTATCAGAATGCTGAAATTCGCCATGAATCTTACAGATGACGGTATGGTAGGACAGCAGGTTTTCGCAGGAGAAGCAACCCGCCTGGCTTACATGACAGAAGAAGCTCAGGAAGGAAGAAATGCATTCCTTGAAAAAAGAAAACCCAACTTCGGAGAAGACCAGTGGATATCTTAA